The Carassius gibelio isolate Cgi1373 ecotype wild population from Czech Republic chromosome B14, carGib1.2-hapl.c, whole genome shotgun sequence genome has a segment encoding these proteins:
- the smtnl1 gene encoding smoothelin-like 1, with product MEDSENIALTNETKEMCDQDAKHVKSPETECVAETEPGGGTDTTEGGANEKNKENHENTKAEASDSEICEREDGLTENANIVEEKKEQEKEIKEHRPGKQEKETGVNENKESEVEEEKRSNNDPHMKENDSCNKEGQFEVKHKEEDKITTEAEGKNKEDEGKTKEKKETKDYIKNKPENLGRTAPSSALRAPTKSSARPSARRDAMAKFQKDQTPGVRNFKVQRTSIGMAGGASIKQKILQWCRNKTQKYEGVNIENFSSSWSDGLAFCALVHRFFPSAFDFSSLKSSEREKNFTLAFSTAESLADCCPLLEVSDMLLMGNNPDPLCVFTYVQALCHHLSKIEKERREKESIEKDKNKEEDQGVSKGNGDEERDEINQKEGTEKNGSDSDRKTEQETDQNENVVNADGLDEK from the exons ATGGAGGATTCAGAGAATATCGCTTTGACCAATGAAACAAAGGAAATGTGTGACCAG GATGCCAAACATGTGAAGTCCCCAGAGACTGAATGTGTTGCAGAGACAGAGCCAGGAGGTGGGACTGATACTACAGAGGGTGGAGCTaatgagaaaaacaaagaaaatcatgAGAACACAAAAGCTGAAGCCAGTGACAGTGAGATATGTGAGCGAGAGGATGGACTCACGGAGAATGCCAACATCGTGGAAGAGAAAAAAGAACAAGAGAAGGAAATCAAAGAACATAGACctggaaaacaagaaaaagagacaggggtaaatgaaaacaaagaaaGTGAGGTAGAAGAAGAAAAGAGGAGTAACAACGATCCTCACATGAAAGAGAATGATTCCTGCAACAAAGAGGGACAATTTGAGGTAAAGCACAAAGAAGAGGACAAGATAACAACAGAAGCTGAAGGCAAAAATAAAGAAGATGAAggtaaaacaaaagagaaaaaagagactAAAGATTATATCAAGAACAAACCAGAAAATCTGGGAAGAACAGCTCCATCCTCTGCTCTCAGAGCCCCCACCAAGTCATCTGCTCGACCCTCGGCCAGAAGAGATGCCATGGCCAAGTTTCAGAAGGACCA GACTCCAGGTGTCAGAAACTTTAAAGTTCAGCGGACATCTATAGGTATGGCTGGTGGAGCATCAATTAAACAGAAAATTCTGCAGTGGTGCAGGAACAAAACACAGAAGTATGAG GGTGTAAACATAGAAAACTTCTCTTCTTCGTGGAGTGATGGCCTGGCTTTCTGTGCACTTGTTCATCGCTTCTTTCCCTCTGCTTTTGACTTTTCCTCCCTCAAATCAAGTGAACGGGAGAAGAATTTCACTCTGGCCTTCAGTACAGCAGA ATCTCTTGCTGACTGCTGCCCCCTTTTGGAAGTGTCTGACATGTTACTAATGGGCAACAACCCAGATCCTCTGTGTGTTTTTACCTATGTACAGGCTCTCTGTCATCACCTCTcaaagatagagaaagagaggaggGAAAAAGAGAGCATAGAGAAGGACAAAAACAAAGAAGAAGATCAAGGGGTTTCTAAAGGTAATGGAGATGAAGAAAGGgatgagattaatcaaaaagagGGGACAGAGAAAAATGGATCAGAttctgacagaaagacagaacaaGAGACAGATCAGAATGAAAATGTAGTAAATGCAGATGGTTTGgatgaaaaatag